One segment of Rhipicephalus sanguineus isolate Rsan-2018 chromosome 6, BIME_Rsan_1.4, whole genome shotgun sequence DNA contains the following:
- the LOC119396044 gene encoding isocitrate dehydrogenase [NAD] subunit gamma, mitochondrial produces the protein MANSVRLLANVSQLMPRILLPAGTTSTPRKYFSGQAQPAHATAKAKYGGRFMVTVLPGDGIGPELMKHVREVFRYGGVPVDFEEVHLDSTQDDLDNVDEAIIAIKRNGVALKGNIETRHNSPNHKSRNVELRLRLKLFVNIIHCKSQPGVPTRHNNIDIVLIRQNTEGEYSCAEHESVPGVVESLKLITREKSEEIARYGFEFARQNGRKKITAVHKANIMKLSDGLFLKCCTEVSKDYPEIEFDNMIIDNCSMQLVSNPSQFDVLLLPNLYGNILTNIACGLVGGPGITSGRNYGHDYAVFETGTRNTGKSIAGKNIANPLAMMNAGVDLLDHLG, from the exons ATGGCAAATTCAGTGCGCTTGCTGGCCAATGTGTCCCAATTGATGCCTCGCATACTGCTTCCCGCAGGAACTACCAGCACTCCGCGAAAG TACTTTTCAGGACAGGCACAGCCAGCACATGCAACAGCGAAGGCAAAATATGGAGGTCGTTTCATGGTTACAGTGCTGCCCGGTGATGGTATCGGTCCCGAGCTGATGAAGCATGTTCGTGAAGTTTTCAG GTATGGCGGTGTGCCTGTGGATTTCGAGGAAGTTCACCTCGACTCTACCCAGGACGATTTGGACAACGTTGACGAAGCCATCATAGCCATCAAAAGAAATGGAGTTGCCCTGAAAG GCAACATTGAAACGAGACACAACTCACCAAATCACAAGTCCCGCAATGTGGAGTTGCGCCTACGGCTGAAGCTCTTTGTCAACATTATTCACTGCAAGAGCCAGCCTGGTGTTCCGACTCGCCACAACAACATCGACATTGTGCTGATACGCCAAAACACTGAGGGAGAATACAGCTGCGCCGAGCATGAG AGTGTTCCGGGCGTAGTGGAGAGCCTGAAGCTGATAACAAGAGAGAAATCGGAGGAGATTGCGCGCTACGGTTTCGAGTTTGCACGACAGAATGGGAGAAAGAAGATAACAGCTGTGCACAAGGCCAACATCAT GAAACTGTCCGATGGGCTGTTCCTCAAGTGCTGCACCGAAGTTTCAAAGGATTACCCTGAGATTGAGTTCGACAACATGATCATCGACAACTGCAGCATGCAG cttgtgTCAAACCCATCACAGTTTGATGTGCTTCTACTGCCCAATTTGTATGGCAACATCCTAACCAACATCGCCTGTGGCCTTGTTGGTGGACCGGGCATCACCTCTGGGAGGAACTATGGCCACGATTACGCTGTGTTTGAAACT GGAACACGGAACACCGGAAAGTCCATCGCTGGCAAGAACATTGCCAATCCCTTGGCCATGATGAATGCAGGTGTTGACCTGCTGGATCATCTGGGGTGA